The sequence GGGAAGACCTCCTCGTCCGGGCGCCGGTCCCCCACGTTCACCAGGACCCGCAGCCGCCCCAGCTCCCGCTCCCACACCGACAGCGCGGCGAAGCTGCCGTCCAGCGCCCGGCAGGCGCCGAGCGCCGCGGCCCGCCACGACTCCCGCGGGGTGCGTGCCGCCGCCATCCCCTGGGCCAGCGCCACCACGGCGGCGAGCCGCTTGTCCTCAGCCATTACTCCAGGTTAGGGAGGATCTGGGGTAATCGGGGCATTGGTACGGCGAACAGGTGGATGAACGTTCTACTCGCCCGGCCACTGCGGCTTGCGCTTCTCATTGAAGGCCGCCACGCCCTCCGCCCGGTCGCCCGAGAAGGCCACCGTGCGCCATGCCGCGTCCTCCACCTCCAGGCCGGCCCGCAGATCCAGTCCGTGGCCGAGCCGCAGGGCCCGCTTGGCGGCGCGCAGCCCGACCGGCGAGTTCGCGGCGATCCCCGTGGCCAGCGCCAGCGCCTCCTCGCGGTCCCGGCCCTCGTCCACGAGCCGGTCCACCAGCCCGAGTCCGGCCGCCTCCGCCGCCTCCACCCGCCGGGCCGAGAAGATCAGCTCGGCCGCGCGCGCCGCGCCGACCCGCCGGGGCAGCAGCTGTGTGCCGCCGCCGCCCGGGATCACGCCCACGGACACCTCCGGCAGCCCCACCACCGCCGTACGGTCGGCCACGATCAGGTCGCAGGACAGGGCCAGTTCGAAGCCGCCGCCCAGCGCGAAGCCGTGCACCGCCGCCACCGTCGGCATCGGCAGCTCCAGCACCGCGGTGTACGCCCCGCGCGTCACCGGCCGCTGCCGCCGCAGATCGGCGTCGCTGAAGGAGTTCCGCTCCTTCAGATCGGCCCCGACACAGAACGCCCGCTCGTGCGAGGAGGTCAGCACGACCACGCGCGCGTCCGCATCGGCGGCCAGCGCGGCGCACGCGCCCGCGAGCGACCGGGCCATCTCCGTGGAGACGGCGTTCATGGCCCCCGGCCGGTCCATGACCAGCTCCGCCACGTGCCCGTGCCGCCGCACCAGCACGAACTCCCCGAACCGCTCCTCGCCCATGACACCCTCCGGCTCACGCGTTAACGCGGGTTAACTCACTGACGGCCCGATCATCGCAGCCGTACCGGTCCCGGAGAACCCCGGGGGGCTACGCCCGTTCGAGTGACATCCCGGCCGTCTCGGCCCACATCGCCCACAGGACCGCATAGCGTGCGTCCGCCACGGCGCACCCGGGGGGCGCACGGCGGGGAGGGAAGCCATGACACCGATACGTGCACAGGTCCAGGCGGAACCGGACGAGAGCGCCGCACCCGGCGGTGCGCGGCGCGGGCGGCACCGCAAGCCGCGTCCCCGCAAGGTGCTGCTCGCCGCGGGCGGCCTCGCCCTGGCCGCGGGAGCGCTCAGCCTGGTCCGGGTCGCCGCCCCGGACCCGGGGGCCGGCTCCCCCGGCACCGCGGAGGCCGAGCCCCGGCTCGGCACCGGCGGCGCCACGGACCACGCGGCGAACACGGCCGCCACGGTCGCCACCTCCCCCGCCGCCCTGCCCTCGGCGACCTCCGCCATGGGCGGCACCAGCCCCGCCCCGACGGCCACCGGGCCGACGCGGGCCCGTACGGCTCCGGTCACGCCCACGGCTGCGCCGTCCGGCCGGACCACGGCCCCGAGCACCGCGCCGGCCGGCACCCCGCCGCTCCCGGCGCCGCCGAGCGCCCCGCACCCGGAGCCGACGACCGGGCGCCCGGCTCCCACCACCCCGGCGCCCGGCCCCAGCGCATCGGAGCCGGACCCGGATCCGGGCGGGCTGTGCGTGCCGGTGATCGGCCTGTGCGTGGACCTGCCGAAGGGCAGGTAGCGTCAGGGACGGCCCTCGCGGCGGTTCAGCAGCCAGGGCTCGACCACGCCGAGCCCGCGGACCGGGCGCTGCCACATCGGCTGGAGCGCGAAGCGGTACACCGGCGGCTCCTCGCCCTCCTTCTCGGCGGCCGCCGCGGCCTCTGCCGCCTCCGCCTCCGAGGCGGGCGCCTCGCCGGTGCGGATCAGCTCCTCGGCGAAGGCGCTGTCCACGAGCACGGCGTCGCGCGGTGCTATCGAGGTCAGCCGGGAGGCCAGGTTCACCGTCGTGCCGAACACATCGCCCATGCGCGTGGTGACCGTGCCGAACGCCATGCCGACGCGCAGCTCGGGCATCGTCTCGTCGTTCGCCATCGTCTCGACCAGCCGCATCGCGATGTCCGCGGCGGTGCCCGCGTCGTCGGCGGCGTACAGCACCTCGTCACCGAGGGTCTTGATGAGCCGTCCACCACGCGCGGCGACCAGGTCGGCGGCGGTGGTCTCGAAGGCCTCGACCAGCTCGCCGAGTTCCTCCTCCTCCATCCGGCGGGTCAGCCGCGTGAATCCCACCAGGTCGGCGAAGCCGACGGCGAGCCGACGGTCGACCATCTCCTCGTCATCGGCCGACTGCACGACACGCCCCGCCGAGGCGGCGAGCTGGCGGCGCCACACATAGACGAGGAACTCCTCCAGCTCGGGCAGGAGCAGCTCGACGATCGGGTATGTCACCTCGGTGCGGGTCATCCCCGGCTCGGGGGGCTCGGTCAGGCCCTCCAGGAAGGAATCCATCTGCCATTCCGCCAACCGGGCGGTGGTCTGCCCGGTAGACCGGGCCACCTGCACCGCCATGGCCTCGCTCAGCAGTCCCGCCTCGACCAGACCGGCGAGGCGGCGCAGGGCCAGCACGTCGGCCTCGGTGAGCGCCTTGGCCTGCCCGATGTCGGCGAACCCCATGGCCCGCCAGAACCTCGATGCCAGTTCCATGGAGACACCGGCGCTGCGGGCCGCCTGGAACGGGGTGTAGCGGCGCTCGGCGCCCAGGATGAGCTGCTCGAGGCGCAGGGCCAGCGGGTCCTCGCCGGTGTCGGCGGCGTCCGCGCCCTCGCCGGAGCCCGTGTCGTCGACGGTCACGCCTGCTGCCCTTCCGATCTGCCGCGGTCAGGTATCGACCGGCCTCAACTCTACGGCAGGTGTGCGCCAGCTCACTCCGTCGGGTTTGGCCAGCGGTATGTGCGCGGTGCCGGGTGGCCGCTCCTCGGGCAGCTGCCGGCCCGTAGGCCTCAGGGCGACGGCGCCGCAGCCGCCGACGGCGGGAAGGGGACGTGCCGGGGGGTGTCCGCCCGCAGCGGCGGGCGTCAGTCACCGGGCCACAGCCAAGACACAGAACCGCCCGACCGAGGACGGACACCCCCGGCGCGGCCCCGACCTCACCCCCGCACCGCGCGCTGCGCGCACCCCCACCCAGCCGCAGATGCGCCGCCGGCACCCACCACACGCGCCGCAGCCACCCACCACACAGACCACACACGCACGACGCCCACGCCCCCGCCCAGCCGCACAAGCGCCGCAGGCATCAGGCGACCGTCACGCAGGCCGCAGATGCACGATGTCCCCCGCCCCCACCGGCTCCTGCACACCCTCCTGCGTGGCGATGACCAGGCGTCCGTCCCCGTCGACCGCCACCGCCTCGCCCACGATCTCCCGCTCCCCGGGCAGGATGGCCCGCACGCTGCGCCCCAGCGTCGCGCACCCCGCCGCGTACGTCTCCTGCAGTCCGCAGGCGGCGGGATCCCCGCCCGCCGTCCGCCACCGCCCGTACCAGTCCTCCAGCGCCCGCAGCACCGCCCGCAGCAGCGGGTCCCGGTCCGTGCCCACCGCCCCGGCCAGCGCCAGCGACCCGGCCTGCGGGACCGGGAGTTCCTCCGCCCGCAGGGTGACGTTGATGCCGACGCCGATGACGACGCCGTCCTCGCCGGCCCGCTCCGCGAGGATGCCACCGGCCTTGCGTTCCTCGCCGCCGACGGTCACCAGCAGGTCGTTCGGCCACTTCAGCGCCGTGTCCACGCCCGCCGCCCGGGACAGCCCGGTGGCCACGGCGACCCCCGTGAGCAGCGGCAGCCAGCCCCAGCGGGACACCGGGACCTGGGCGGGGCGCAGAAGGACGGAGAAGAACAGGCCCGAGCGCGGCGGTGCCGTCCACCGGCGGTCCAG comes from Streptomyces sp. FXJ1.172 and encodes:
- a CDS encoding enoyl-CoA hydratase/isomerase family protein — protein: MGEERFGEFVLVRRHGHVAELVMDRPGAMNAVSTEMARSLAGACAALAADADARVVVLTSSHERAFCVGADLKERNSFSDADLRRQRPVTRGAYTAVLELPMPTVAAVHGFALGGGFELALSCDLIVADRTAVVGLPEVSVGVIPGGGGTQLLPRRVGAARAAELIFSARRVEAAEAAGLGLVDRLVDEGRDREEALALATGIAANSPVGLRAAKRALRLGHGLDLRAGLEVEDAAWRTVAFSGDRAEGVAAFNEKRKPQWPGE
- a CDS encoding adenylate/guanylate cyclase domain-containing protein; this encodes MTVDDTGSGEGADAADTGEDPLALRLEQLILGAERRYTPFQAARSAGVSMELASRFWRAMGFADIGQAKALTEADVLALRRLAGLVEAGLLSEAMAVQVARSTGQTTARLAEWQMDSFLEGLTEPPEPGMTRTEVTYPIVELLLPELEEFLVYVWRRQLAASAGRVVQSADDEEMVDRRLAVGFADLVGFTRLTRRMEEEELGELVEAFETTAADLVAARGGRLIKTLGDEVLYAADDAGTAADIAMRLVETMANDETMPELRVGMAFGTVTTRMGDVFGTTVNLASRLTSIAPRDAVLVDSAFAEELIRTGEAPASEAEAAEAAAAAEKEGEEPPVYRFALQPMWQRPVRGLGVVEPWLLNRREGRP
- a CDS encoding biotin--[acetyl-CoA-carboxylase] ligase; translated protein: MTPRDAADDNGSRWSDLDRPPLNAAALRRGLVREGGLWTGLEVTRRTGSTNNDLVARAVAGEAAEGAVLVAEEQTAARGRLDRRWTAPPRSGLFFSVLLRPAQVPVSRWGWLPLLTGVAVATGLSRAAGVDTALKWPNDLLVTVGGEERKAGGILAERAGEDGVVIGVGINVTLRAEELPVPQAGSLALAGAVGTDRDPLLRAVLRALEDWYGRWRTAGGDPAACGLQETYAAGCATLGRSVRAILPGEREIVGEAVAVDGDGRLVIATQEGVQEPVGAGDIVHLRPA